In the genome of Raphanus sativus cultivar WK10039 chromosome 4, ASM80110v3, whole genome shotgun sequence, one region contains:
- the LOC108839017 gene encoding F-box protein At4g00893-like, giving the protein MAGRKGTLYSSSVDVKGNGFLALKKESKVAETPSFADLPLCLLEVIISQLDLKDSIRASAACKTWREAGLYVRLVDKPPWLMHLPKRGSSFEMYDPLQKKMYTLNLPELSKSTVCYSRDGWLLMRKTTSHQLYFFNPFTRKLINLPKLELSYDAIAFSCAPTSGTCVVLAFKTVEYGTVTTSTCHPEATEWITEDIHFYLRYESDSHKHSNVIYANRRFYCIGDTGGLHYFEPSSREWRTIYTYTSPCPFSGMYRYQYERKKKRVFLVVRKGVLFKMYTCGGEKPVVYKLDESYDWVEINSTTLDGLTIFTSLYSYEMRVNLPWMRHSVYFPKLRLSFKCCVSYSFDEERYFPRKQWQEQEDLCPVESLWIRPPKKAIDYM; this is encoded by the exons ATGGCTGGCCGGAAAGGGACGCTTTACTC GTCAAGTGTAGATGTCAAAGGAAATGGCTTCCTTGCTCTTAAGAAAGAGAGCAAAGTAGCAGAAACACCAAGTTTTGCTGACCTTCCATTATGTCTCCTGGAAGTAATAATATCTCAACTTGATTTAAAAGATAGCATACGCGCCTCTGCTGCCTGCAAAACATGGCGTGAAGCCGGTCTATATGTCCGGTTGGTAGACAAGCCTCCTTGGCTTATGCACTTACCTAAACGTGGCAGCTCTTTTGAAATGTACGATCCATTGCAAAAGAAGATGTACACACTGAATCTACCTGAGCTATCAAAATCCACTGTGTGTTACTCAAGAGATGGATGGTTACTTATGCGCAAGACCACTTCTCACCAGTTATACTTCTTCAATCCGTTTACTCGTAAGCTCATAAACTTACCAAAGCTTGAGTTATCGTATGATGCAATCGCTTTCTCGTGTGCACCTACATCAGGTACTTGTGTTGTGTTAGCGTTTAAGACTGTTGAGTATGGTACCGTCACTACGAGCACTTGCCATCCCGAAGCAACAGAGTGGATTACGGAGGATATACATTTCTATCTGAGATATGAAAGTGATTCACATAAGCACAGCAATGTAATCTATGCAAACCGTCGCTTCTATTGTATTGGCGATACCGGAGGCTTACATTACTTTGAACCGTCTTCTCGAGAATGGCGTACCATCTACACGTATACATCGCCATGTCCTTTCTCAGGTATGTATAGATACCAGTATGAgcgaaagaagaagagagttttCTTGGTGGTGCGTAAAGGAGTGTTGTTTAAAATGTACACATGCGGAGGTGAGAAGCCTGTTGTGTATAAGCTAGATGAGTCGTACGATTGGGTGGAGATTAATAGCACTACGCTTGATGGGTTGACAATCTTTACGAGTCTTTATTCTTATGAGATGAGAGTTAATCTCCCATGGATGAGGCATAGTGTTTATTTCCCGAAGCTTCGTTTAAGTTTCAAGTGTTGTGTATCGTATTCGTTTGATGAAGAGAGGTATTTTCCGCGTAAGCAGTGGCAAGAACAGGAGGATTTGTGCCCTGTTGAGAGTCTTTGGATTAGGCCACCTAAGAAAGCTATAGACTACATGTGA